A genomic stretch from Oleomonas cavernae includes:
- a CDS encoding DUF1302 domain-containing protein — translation MEIAQNGAGAKSVAHRLAKATTGRRAIGLMMTAACAFGLAASASAFEFDLTDEISGSVLVSLSTGAQMRVSDRDPRQIGYYNGTPDPSGDGTYNGGKLISAGNDDGNLNFDKYDVISQVSTASAELSLKWRNFFTFVRGVAFYDSIAANNDLADWNPEQRVFTSGRYPDGADNKADWDATILDYYVGGSFTVFDRNLTVKVGSQILNWGEALFTINGISVINPIDASKIRTPGAELKDALIPVPMISATLEVAEGLSAEAFYQLDFQGYKLDPCGSFFSFTDNFCDGVKYSSSFTDPKDTRSYTTGTGLNPADYDDPNSVMLAANAPIVQEDDPDIHDWGAALRYFSPDLNNTEFQLYYVNYTSRLPSLRAEGPAQYAPGTGELNLAALPAPLVQSLLDQLPTDALNGLSSALAGLLGGPVQDIIGALTGPVTSALIDPPYGTAPRSTVLENLENGRLVMYYPKGISMIGFAFNTTYDPLAVAINAEISYKHNAPVWISEPAFLAGSYDGAGGVPIDQATKAPTPLGVNNPGIAPILDTSFQQFDNDYTPNRSLRLDLKHDVWQAAIRFTKILGGTNIVTSILGANQLFALVEFGGIYIDLKDGFQYASYGQNGFTGFQTRPLAAGPIEILPPIEATSLGEQFPPTWKPPTRWSGGVQGLFFWDYPNVMDGVTLTPSIGFAHGLFGTTPAPNPGFTKSVTSLNFGLKINYLENWAANFNYFKSFGGGGGNGGSRNPYLDRDYVGFSVSYTF, via the coding sequence ATGGAAATTGCGCAGAACGGCGCTGGCGCGAAGTCGGTTGCACACCGGCTCGCCAAGGCAACCACCGGCCGCCGAGCCATCGGGCTGATGATGACCGCTGCCTGCGCGTTCGGCCTGGCCGCGTCGGCCTCGGCTTTTGAATTCGATCTCACCGACGAGATCAGCGGTTCGGTGCTGGTGTCGCTGTCGACCGGCGCGCAGATGCGCGTCAGCGACCGCGATCCGCGCCAGATCGGCTACTACAACGGCACGCCCGACCCCAGCGGCGACGGCACCTACAACGGCGGCAAGCTGATTTCCGCCGGCAATGACGACGGCAACCTGAACTTCGACAAATATGACGTCATCAGCCAGGTCTCCACCGCCTCGGCCGAACTCAGCCTGAAATGGCGGAACTTCTTCACCTTCGTGCGCGGTGTCGCCTTCTACGATTCGATCGCCGCCAATAACGACCTGGCGGACTGGAATCCCGAGCAGCGCGTCTTCACCAGCGGCCGCTATCCCGACGGTGCCGACAACAAGGCGGACTGGGACGCCACGATCCTCGACTATTACGTCGGCGGCAGCTTCACGGTGTTCGACCGCAACCTGACGGTGAAGGTCGGCAGCCAGATCCTGAACTGGGGCGAGGCGCTGTTCACCATCAACGGCATTTCGGTCATCAACCCGATCGATGCCAGCAAGATCCGTACGCCCGGCGCCGAACTGAAGGACGCCCTGATCCCGGTGCCGATGATTTCTGCGACCTTGGAAGTGGCAGAGGGCCTGTCGGCGGAGGCGTTCTACCAGCTCGATTTCCAGGGCTACAAGCTCGACCCCTGCGGCAGCTTCTTCTCCTTCACCGACAATTTCTGCGACGGCGTGAAATACTCGTCGAGTTTCACCGATCCCAAGGATACCCGGTCCTATACGACCGGGACCGGCCTCAACCCGGCGGATTATGACGATCCCAACAGCGTGATGCTGGCGGCCAATGCCCCGATCGTGCAGGAAGACGACCCCGACATTCACGACTGGGGTGCCGCGCTGCGTTACTTCTCGCCGGATCTCAACAACACCGAATTCCAGCTCTACTACGTCAACTATACCTCGCGCCTGCCGTCGCTGCGGGCCGAAGGGCCGGCGCAGTATGCACCTGGTACAGGCGAGTTGAACCTCGCGGCGCTGCCGGCGCCGCTGGTGCAAAGCCTGCTGGACCAGCTTCCGACCGATGCGCTGAACGGCTTGAGCTCCGCGCTGGCCGGTCTGCTCGGCGGCCCGGTACAGGATATCATCGGTGCCCTCACCGGCCCGGTCACCAGCGCCTTGATCGACCCGCCTTACGGCACCGCGCCGCGCTCGACGGTCCTGGAGAATCTCGAGAACGGCCGCCTGGTCATGTATTACCCCAAGGGTATCAGCATGATCGGCTTTGCCTTCAACACGACCTACGACCCGCTGGCCGTGGCGATCAACGCCGAGATCAGCTACAAGCACAATGCGCCGGTGTGGATCTCCGAGCCGGCCTTCCTGGCCGGATCCTACGACGGTGCCGGCGGCGTGCCGATCGACCAGGCGACCAAGGCACCCACGCCGCTCGGGGTCAACAACCCGGGCATCGCGCCGATCCTGGATACCAGCTTCCAGCAGTTCGATAACGACTACACGCCGAACCGCAGCCTGCGCCTCGACCTCAAGCACGATGTCTGGCAGGCTGCGATCCGTTTCACCAAGATCCTGGGTGGCACCAATATCGTTACCAGCATCCTGGGCGCCAACCAGCTCTTCGCCCTGGTCGAGTTCGGCGGCATCTATATCGACCTGAAGGACGGCTTCCAGTACGCCTCCTACGGTCAGAACGGCTTCACCGGGTTCCAGACCCGGCCGCTCGCGGCCGGCCCGATCGAGATCCTGCCGCCGATCGAGGCAACCTCGCTGGGCGAGCAGTTCCCGCCGACCTGGAAGCCGCCCACCCGCTGGTCCGGCGGCGTGCAAGGCCTGTTTTTCTGGGACTATCCCAACGTCATGGACGGCGTGACCCTGACCCCGTCGATCGGCTTCGCCCACGGCCTGTTCGGCACCACCCCGGCACCCAACCCCGGCTTCACCAAGAGCGTCACCTCGCTGAACTTCGGCCTCAAGATCAATTACCTTGAGAACTGGGCAGCCAACTTCAACTATTTCAAGAGCTTTGGCGGCGGCGGCGGCAACGGCGGTTCGCGCAACCCCTATCTCGACCGCGACTACGTCGGCTTCAGCGTCTCCTACACCTTCTGA
- a CDS encoding DUF1302 domain-containing protein has protein sequence MTPFSRPMLRGGIMATAAVALCLALPALGAEFTIGDEVEGQIITSLSTGFQMRLADRDPRNVGLYNGGTHHASSTDDGNLNFDKYDIISQITTVTSEISLKWQDFFVYARGTAFYDSIADNNDLAVNGPQERPYRGQYNPYAQDRARYDAEMLDYVVGYNYSIGDHFGLVKIGNQVLNWGEALFTIGGISVINPINVSKIRVPGAELRDALIPVPMISNSIDLFQGVSLEAFYQWGFEPFKLEACGSYFSFTDTLCDGATGVPSLTDYGDSRAFNAGSGQDPSDFDFPASVGGPQLVSANMRLQDDEPSSVNDWGVAIRALVPELNNTEFQFYYMRYTSRLPSIKAVVPHDAPGTGHVSGTELVTNAPALLGGVLNGLGVNELDGLVSALAGLLNSPVGNSVTDIVAALADPLAQPLVDALVGNGSGGIYGTYPRSAVLENLDNTILHKYYPSGIDMLGFAFNTMEEWTGIAINFELSYKHDVPVYVAETNFLVTTYNAAGGVPVDPVTNAPITALGLPATNPGIAPIVNVPGTDTPSLSGASPNTVYLDKRQDMWLASMRFTKLFASTDNITSVLGASSVTALVEFGALYFDLADDLKYASYGQFGYSGFGTAPLTVGGLTVVPPLMATGLPPYGDYDFYFPATGKAPTRWSGGVQGLIFWDYPDILSGVTLTPAIGFSAGLFGTTPAPHPGFTKGVNSINLQLKAEYLSNTAVIVNYYKSWGGGGGEGGSRNPYIDRDFMGVTFSYQF, from the coding sequence ATGACGCCATTTTCGCGCCCGATGCTTCGCGGCGGCATCATGGCGACGGCGGCGGTTGCCCTGTGCCTGGCCCTGCCCGCCCTCGGCGCCGAATTCACTATTGGCGACGAGGTCGAAGGCCAGATCATCACCTCGCTGTCGACCGGCTTCCAGATGCGCCTGGCCGACCGCGACCCGCGCAATGTCGGCCTCTACAACGGTGGCACCCACCACGCCAGCAGCACCGACGACGGCAACCTGAATTTCGACAAGTACGATATCATCAGCCAGATCACCACGGTGACCTCGGAAATCAGCCTGAAATGGCAGGATTTCTTCGTCTATGCCCGGGGCACGGCATTCTACGATTCGATCGCCGACAACAACGACCTGGCGGTGAACGGGCCGCAGGAGCGGCCGTACCGGGGGCAGTACAACCCCTATGCCCAGGACCGGGCGCGCTACGACGCCGAAATGCTCGACTACGTCGTCGGCTACAATTACAGCATCGGCGACCATTTCGGCCTGGTGAAGATCGGCAACCAGGTGCTGAACTGGGGCGAGGCCCTGTTCACCATCGGTGGCATTTCGGTGATCAACCCGATCAACGTCAGCAAGATCCGCGTGCCCGGCGCCGAGCTGCGCGACGCGCTGATCCCGGTGCCCATGATCTCGAACTCGATCGACCTGTTCCAGGGCGTCTCGCTGGAAGCCTTCTATCAATGGGGCTTTGAGCCTTTCAAGCTGGAGGCCTGCGGCAGCTATTTCTCCTTCACCGACACGTTGTGCGACGGCGCCACCGGCGTGCCCAGCCTGACCGACTATGGCGATTCCCGCGCCTTCAACGCCGGCAGCGGGCAGGATCCGAGCGATTTCGACTTTCCGGCCTCGGTGGGCGGGCCGCAACTGGTCTCGGCCAACATGCGGCTGCAGGACGACGAGCCCTCCTCCGTCAACGACTGGGGCGTGGCGATCCGCGCGCTGGTGCCGGAACTCAACAATACCGAGTTCCAGTTCTACTACATGCGCTATACCAGCCGCCTGCCCTCGATCAAGGCGGTGGTGCCGCACGATGCGCCCGGCACCGGCCACGTCAGCGGCACCGAACTGGTCACCAACGCCCCGGCCCTGCTGGGCGGCGTGCTCAACGGCCTGGGCGTGAATGAGCTCGACGGCCTGGTCTCGGCCCTCGCCGGCCTGCTCAATTCGCCGGTGGGCAACAGCGTCACGGACATTGTCGCGGCCCTGGCCGATCCGCTGGCCCAGCCGCTGGTCGACGCCCTGGTCGGCAACGGTTCGGGCGGGATCTACGGCACCTATCCGCGCTCGGCCGTGCTCGAGAACCTCGACAACACGATCCTGCACAAATACTACCCCTCCGGCATCGACATGCTGGGCTTTGCCTTCAACACGATGGAGGAATGGACCGGTATCGCGATCAATTTCGAGCTGTCCTACAAGCACGACGTGCCGGTCTATGTCGCCGAGACCAATTTCCTCGTCACCACCTACAATGCGGCGGGCGGGGTACCCGTCGATCCGGTGACAAATGCACCCATTACGGCGCTGGGCCTGCCGGCGACCAATCCCGGCATTGCCCCGATCGTCAACGTGCCTGGAACTGACACGCCCAGCCTGTCGGGGGCCAGCCCCAACACGGTCTATCTCGACAAGCGCCAGGACATGTGGCTGGCGTCCATGCGCTTCACCAAGCTGTTCGCTTCCACCGACAATATCACCAGCGTGCTGGGCGCATCCTCGGTGACGGCGCTGGTCGAATTCGGCGCGCTGTACTTCGATTTGGCCGACGATCTGAAATATGCCTCCTACGGCCAGTTCGGTTACAGCGGCTTCGGCACCGCGCCGCTCACCGTCGGCGGCCTGACCGTGGTGCCGCCCCTGATGGCCACCGGATTACCCCCATATGGGGACTATGATTTCTATTTCCCCGCCACCGGGAAAGCACCTACGCGCTGGTCTGGGGGCGTCCAGGGCTTGATCTTCTGGGATTACCCCGACATTCTGTCAGGCGTGACGCTTACCCCCGCCATCGGTTTTTCGGCGGGCTTGTTCGGTACCACGCCGGCGCCGCACCCCGGCTTTACCAAAGGCGTCAACTCGATCAATTTGCAGCTCAAGGCGGAATATCTGTCCAACACGGCGGTGATCGTCAACTACTACAAAAGTTGGGGCGGTGGCGGCGGCGAAGGCGGCTCGCGCAACCCGTACATCGACCGCGACTTCATGGGTGTAACCTTTAGCTATCAGTTCTGA
- a CDS encoding DUF1329 domain-containing protein: MKRIAYLGLTLGLAALLGGTALAKGGPDQIARLGADLTPMGSTKAGNADGSIPAWDGGIKTAPAGYAPGQRLVDPFASDPVLFTITGANADQYAAKLSPGQLALLKTYPTYKLNVYKTHRSCAYKQAVYDANKKNAEVAKLTPDGNGLAEGLVGVPFPLATEGVEFFWNHRFRPRLGFKFRRAFALAAVTRTGDYTIVKAQDEGILHYMGPGVRAVGDVTQLSQLNNVWITYLSMTTAPARIAGSIILVLDNINDSQGPRQAWQYNPGTRRVLRAPDLSFDNPGTNSDGLTTIDQFDIMNGSPERYTWKYNGLQEAYIGYNAYKANNTPYKEFLTGQHPNQDVMRYELHRVHNVEANLREGARHIYSKRVIFQDEDSWTFTNVSLFDTRGSLWRVQDAPIIQYYDAQSCNQIFEVDYDLQSGRYLAQTMNMEEKPLEWNVEELQPERYTPDAIRRLGTR, from the coding sequence ATGAAACGTATTGCGTATCTTGGTCTGACCCTCGGCCTGGCGGCCCTGCTGGGCGGCACGGCCCTTGCCAAGGGCGGCCCCGACCAGATCGCCCGGCTGGGCGCCGATCTCACCCCCATGGGCTCCACCAAGGCCGGCAATGCCGATGGCTCGATCCCGGCCTGGGACGGCGGCATCAAGACCGCACCGGCGGGCTATGCCCCGGGCCAGCGCCTGGTCGATCCCTTTGCCAGCGATCCCGTGCTGTTCACCATCACCGGCGCCAATGCCGACCAGTACGCGGCCAAGCTGTCGCCCGGCCAGCTCGCCCTGCTGAAGACCTACCCGACCTACAAGCTCAACGTCTACAAGACCCATCGCAGCTGCGCCTACAAGCAGGCGGTCTATGACGCCAACAAGAAGAATGCCGAGGTCGCCAAGCTGACGCCCGACGGCAACGGCCTGGCGGAAGGCCTGGTCGGCGTGCCCTTCCCGCTGGCCACCGAAGGCGTCGAGTTCTTCTGGAACCACCGCTTCCGCCCGCGTCTGGGCTTCAAGTTCCGCCGCGCCTTCGCGCTGGCCGCGGTCACCCGCACCGGCGACTACACCATCGTGAAGGCCCAGGACGAAGGCATCCTGCACTACATGGGCCCGGGTGTGCGCGCGGTGGGCGACGTCACCCAGCTCAGCCAGCTCAACAACGTCTGGATCACCTATCTCTCGATGACCACGGCGCCGGCGCGTATCGCCGGCTCGATCATCCTGGTGCTGGACAATATCAACGACAGCCAAGGCCCGCGGCAGGCTTGGCAGTACAACCCCGGCACCCGCCGGGTGCTGCGCGCGCCCGACCTGTCCTTCGACAACCCGGGCACCAATTCGGACGGCCTGACCACGATCGACCAGTTCGATATCATGAACGGCTCGCCCGAGCGCTATACCTGGAAGTACAACGGCCTCCAGGAGGCCTATATCGGTTACAACGCCTACAAGGCGAACAACACGCCCTACAAGGAGTTCCTGACCGGCCAGCATCCCAATCAGGATGTCATGCGCTACGAACTGCACCGGGTGCATAATGTCGAGGCCAACCTGCGGGAAGGCGCGCGTCACATCTATTCCAAGCGCGTGATCTTCCAGGACGAGGACAGCTGGACCTTCACCAACGTCTCGCTGTTCGACACCCGCGGCTCGCTCTGGCGGGTCCAGGATGCGCCGATCATCCAGTACTACGACGCCCAGTCCTGCAACCAGATCTTCGAGGTCGACTACGACCTCCAGTCCGGCCGCTATCTCGCCCAGACCATGAACATGGAAGAGAAGCCGCTGGAGTGGAACGTCGAGGAACTGCAGCCCGAGCGCTACACCCCCGACGCGATCCGCCGCCTCGGCACCCGCTGA
- a CDS encoding DUF1329 domain-containing protein gives MTLKMAALAGLMMASVAGTAALAKAPQAEVDRLGKDLTPMGAIKAGNADGTIPAWEGGLTTPPAGYKPGGKYVDPFPSDQVKFTIDGKNLDQYKANLSPGQIAFLKTYPTAKLRVFQTRRTCSLPERLYEANKKNAATATLTEDQNGLNDALLGNPFVIPSNGVEAIWNHRLRYRGFKFRRYFASAAVNRDGSYTIFKNEDFGILHYNGPGLKTVGDVTDIKQLNNIGISYINITTSPARLAGSVVLVHDTINAKELPRQAWVYNPGTRRVLRAPELAYDNPLYNTDGLATTDQFDMYNGATDRYNFELKPKQETYIGYNNYAVNAKYAELLTPSHLNPEFGRYELHRTWVVDAKLKEGTRHVFGRRVFYMDEDSWNIAQVDLYDTRQQLWRFQEGPISNAYELPLCSSALEVTYDLQSGRYIVFALKNEEKQFNLNAQDVDPSQFTPDAIRRLGTR, from the coding sequence ATGACACTCAAGATGGCCGCGCTTGCGGGCCTGATGATGGCCAGCGTCGCCGGTACGGCGGCTCTCGCCAAGGCGCCGCAGGCCGAAGTCGACCGGCTGGGCAAGGACTTGACGCCCATGGGGGCGATCAAGGCCGGCAATGCCGACGGCACCATCCCGGCCTGGGAAGGCGGGCTCACCACACCGCCGGCCGGCTACAAGCCGGGCGGCAAATATGTCGATCCGTTCCCCAGCGACCAGGTCAAGTTCACTATCGATGGCAAGAACCTCGACCAGTACAAGGCCAACCTGTCGCCGGGCCAGATCGCGTTCTTGAAGACCTATCCGACGGCCAAGCTGCGCGTCTTCCAGACCCGCCGCACCTGCTCGCTGCCCGAGCGGCTCTATGAGGCCAACAAGAAGAATGCCGCCACCGCGACCCTGACCGAGGACCAGAACGGCCTCAACGACGCGCTGCTGGGCAACCCCTTCGTGATCCCCAGCAACGGCGTCGAGGCGATCTGGAACCACCGCCTGCGCTATCGCGGCTTCAAGTTCCGCCGCTATTTCGCCTCGGCCGCGGTGAACCGCGACGGCTCCTACACCATCTTCAAGAACGAGGATTTCGGCATCCTCCACTACAACGGCCCCGGCCTGAAGACGGTGGGCGACGTCACCGATATCAAGCAGCTCAACAACATCGGCATTTCCTACATCAACATCACCACCTCGCCGGCCCGCCTGGCAGGCAGCGTGGTGCTGGTGCATGACACCATCAACGCCAAGGAACTGCCGCGCCAGGCCTGGGTCTACAATCCCGGCACCCGTCGCGTCCTGCGCGCGCCGGAACTGGCCTACGACAACCCGTTGTATAACACCGACGGTCTCGCCACCACCGACCAGTTCGACATGTACAACGGTGCCACCGACCGCTACAATTTCGAGCTGAAGCCCAAGCAGGAAACCTATATCGGCTATAACAACTACGCGGTGAACGCTAAGTATGCCGAGCTGCTGACCCCCAGCCATCTCAACCCGGAATTCGGCCGCTACGAACTGCACCGGACCTGGGTGGTCGATGCCAAGCTGAAGGAGGGCACCCGCCACGTCTTCGGCCGCCGCGTCTTCTACATGGACGAGGACAGCTGGAACATCGCCCAGGTCGACCTCTATGACACCCGCCAGCAGCTCTGGCGCTTCCAGGAAGGCCCGATCTCCAACGCCTACGAACTGCCGCTGTGCTCCTCGGCCCTGGAAGTCACCTATGACCTGCAGTCGGGCCGCTACATCGTCTTCGCCCTGAAGAACGAGGAAAAGCAGTTCAACCTGAACGCCCAGGATGTTGACCCGTCGCAGTTCACGCCGGACGCCATCCGCCGCCTCGGCACCCGCTGA
- a CDS encoding DUF1302 domain-containing protein: MRSRHVLGPRGSTALAALFVGLGLGAGAGLGVQSAQALDIEWGEVSGSIITSLSVSTQIRMADRDPRNVGISNGGNFPSAGNDDGNLNFDKYDLTTLIGTATSEINLKWQNLGLYIRGTAFYDYIADNNELAVNGPPERGERGVYTMDGQEKARYDAYMQDYFVSGNFQVLDRNLSVRIGSQVLNWGEALFTINAISVINPIDVGRIRVPGAELRDALIPVPMAWASYELADGLSLEGFVTFGFEPFKLEACGAFMSATDSFCDGTRGVGVGTDFKDTRSYYKGRDNPQDNARNYDGISADTTIDDDAEGNDWGIALRYYSPELNNTEFGFYYINYQSRLPSINAFGDYKNPATGTLFGIPGLTDPGFGTAPRSVVLDNLDHGKLTIYYPDDVELYGMSFNTTVDSLGLAINGEISLKTNAPVWVSEPVLTFTVYNNAGGNPLLANQAFGIAPYVENGQPFDPDAPPPLDLNLDEPHDLWNANLRFTKILPTTHWIVSALGANSIIALLEAATIYVDIDPDGPYDYAAYGQNGFSGFSTRPLNPLVDIGAPAVPALSLPEQGDARVKATWKPPTQWSGGFTTLFILDYPAAFGTPINLTPIVAFQTGLFGSTPAPNPGFTKSMNSMYLALKADYLGSYSAQISYFKSWGAGGGLGGSRNPALDRDFIGLTVSYVF, translated from the coding sequence ATGAGGTCGCGTCATGTCTTGGGGCCGCGCGGGTCGACCGCGTTGGCGGCATTGTTTGTCGGCCTGGGCTTGGGCGCGGGGGCCGGCCTTGGGGTACAGTCGGCGCAGGCCCTGGACATCGAATGGGGCGAGGTCAGCGGCAGCATCATCACCTCGCTGTCGGTCAGCACCCAGATCCGCATGGCGGACCGCGACCCGCGCAACGTCGGCATCAGCAACGGCGGCAATTTTCCCTCCGCCGGCAATGACGACGGCAACCTGAACTTCGACAAATACGACCTGACGACGCTGATCGGCACCGCCACCAGCGAGATCAATCTCAAATGGCAGAACCTGGGGCTCTATATCCGGGGCACGGCCTTCTACGACTATATCGCCGACAACAACGAGCTGGCGGTGAACGGCCCGCCCGAGCGCGGCGAACGCGGCGTCTACACCATGGATGGCCAGGAAAAGGCCCGCTACGACGCCTATATGCAGGACTATTTCGTCTCGGGCAATTTCCAGGTGCTCGACCGCAACCTCAGCGTCCGGATCGGCAGCCAGGTGCTGAACTGGGGCGAGGCGCTGTTCACCATCAACGCGATTTCGGTGATCAACCCGATCGATGTCGGGCGCATCCGCGTGCCCGGCGCTGAATTGCGCGATGCCCTTATCCCGGTGCCCATGGCCTGGGCCTCCTACGAACTGGCCGACGGCCTGTCGCTGGAAGGCTTCGTCACCTTCGGCTTCGAGCCGTTCAAGCTCGAGGCCTGCGGCGCCTTCATGTCGGCCACGGATTCGTTCTGCGACGGCACCCGCGGCGTCGGCGTCGGCACCGATTTCAAGGACACCCGCTCCTACTACAAGGGCCGCGACAACCCGCAGGACAATGCCCGCAACTACGACGGCATCTCGGCCGACACCACCATCGACGACGATGCCGAAGGTAACGACTGGGGTATCGCCCTGCGCTACTATTCGCCCGAGTTGAACAATACTGAATTCGGCTTCTACTACATCAACTATCAAAGCCGGCTGCCGTCGATCAACGCCTTCGGCGACTACAAGAATCCGGCGACGGGCACGCTCTTCGGCATCCCCGGCCTGACCGATCCCGGCTTTGGCACCGCGCCCCGCTCGGTCGTGCTCGACAATCTCGATCACGGCAAGCTGACGATCTACTACCCCGACGATGTCGAGCTCTACGGCATGAGCTTCAACACGACGGTGGACAGCCTTGGCCTCGCCATCAACGGCGAAATCTCGCTGAAAACCAATGCCCCGGTCTGGGTCTCCGAACCCGTCCTGACCTTCACCGTCTACAACAACGCCGGCGGCAACCCGCTGCTGGCTAACCAGGCCTTCGGCATCGCGCCCTATGTCGAGAACGGCCAGCCCTTCGACCCCGATGCGCCGCCCCCGCTCGACCTCAACCTCGACGAGCCGCACGATCTGTGGAACGCCAATCTGCGCTTCACCAAGATCCTGCCGACCACCCACTGGATCGTCTCGGCCCTGGGGGCCAATTCGATCATCGCCCTGCTCGAGGCGGCGACGATCTATGTCGATATCGATCCCGACGGGCCTTACGATTACGCCGCCTATGGCCAGAACGGCTTTTCCGGCTTCTCGACCCGGCCGCTGAATCCCCTGGTCGATATCGGGGCGCCCGCGGTACCCGCCCTGTCCCTGCCCGAACAGGGCGACGCCCGCGTGAAGGCGACCTGGAAGCCGCCGACCCAATGGTCGGGCGGCTTCACCACCCTGTTCATCCTCGACTATCCCGCCGCCTTTGGCACGCCCATCAACCTCACCCCGATCGTCGCCTTCCAGACCGGCCTGTTCGGCTCCACCCCCGCCCCCAATCCCGGCTTCACCAAGAGCATGAATTCCATGTACCTGGCCTTGAAGGCGGACTACCTCGGCTCCTATTCCGCGCAGATTTCGTACTTCAAGAGCTGGGGCGCCGGCGGTGGCCTGGGCGGTTCGCGCAACCCGGCGCTCGACCGCGATTTCATCGGCCTGACCGTCTCCTATGTCTTCTGA